A window of Luteolibacter flavescens contains these coding sequences:
- a CDS encoding excisionase family DNA-binding protein has protein sequence MSAPVFNPRRATPRQLADHLSTSVPTVLSWHHAGIIPAVVSEGRVYRFDLEAVDQALAHRAQMKKGGAA, from the coding sequence ATGAGTGCTCCAGTATTCAATCCGCGGCGGGCAACGCCGCGCCAGCTCGCCGATCACCTAAGCACTTCCGTTCCCACGGTCCTCTCTTGGCACCATGCCGGCATCATTCCTGCCGTTGTGTCTGAAGGTAGGGTTTATCGCTTCGATCTTGAGGCGGTGGATCAAGCCTTGGCCCACAGGGCGCAGATGAAGAAAGGCGGTGCCGCATGA